The nucleotide sequence AGCGGCTAATTCCCGCAGCACTTCAGTGGAACCATCTCTAGAACCATCATCAACGCAGATAATTTCATAATCTAACCCAGTTTCTCTCAATGTGCTGGCAATTGTCTCCACCAATGAGGTAATGCTTTCTACTTCATTATAGATAGGCACAACCACAGACACTTGTGGGAAAAGGGAAGTGATCGGTTTTGATGTGACTGTCGCCTTGTTGCTCCCAGACTCATTGATCATTGACTGACTCCTCAAACCATTCTTGAACTTTATGATAGCTTTTTAATTGCCAATGCCCAATCTATTATTGAGCCAATGGGGAAACTCCCTATCAGCAGGTTTTACTCCCAAGCCAGACGTAATCATGGATGATAAAGTTCAAGTATTAGCTAAAACTTAGCCTAAATTAACAATAGCTTAACAAGAGCGCTATAAAGCACCCGATAATTTAAGCTAGACTAAGAATAAATCTTTCTATGATTCCCTAAGAATATATATGTTTACTGGACTTGAATTGATGTCACTCAGTCTAGTCAATGAGGTAGAAGTTCAAGAAGAATCATCTCATCAGGCAGCCGAAGCATTAGGTGATCCCATTGAACTGAAAAATAATAATTTGGTTGAACAAAAAAGAGAATTCAAGAAAATTGATCCTCTCGAATTACAATCAAACCCTTCTAATGATCCATCTTTACCTTTAGTGGTGACTACTCCCCAGGTCAATCAGCAAAAACCTGAAGAAATTAATGGGGTTTTTAGCCAACTAAAATTTGATAACTTTCAATCTTCTTTAACGCTTAATTCGGGGAGTCTTAAGAGTTCTTTTGCTTTACCGTTAGGCTTGACATGGTATCTAGAACTTAGGGGAAGTCAGAATAATTTAACTGAGCAGCCTAACTGGACAAGCACCTCAAGTTTTTCTCTCAAAAAATTTATAGACTGGTTTCATAACGAGTTGTCTAATGCTCAAGAAACCTCTCAAAGTTCCTCTCCTCATGGGCTTAAAGTAATCGTCCCTAATGACCTAAAATTTTCTCAGACAACTTGGCTCAACTTGAACAACTTTACCCCGAATGAAATTGATCAAACTCCGGACTATTTACGCAATTTAAATACCTCAGCAAAAGCCTTATCTAATCGTCGTATTAGCCAAGAATTTAATTTTTCGTGGGATGCCAATTTAAATAATGTCTCTCTAGGCTTTACTTCTCCGTTACCTGGGTTTTTGAATGATGAATTGGAAGTAAGAAATAATAGTAATATTTCCGAAATTATTATTAATCATTTTCCAGCTAATGAGCCGCTTCAAGGAACGGTTAGCTTAAAATATAGAATAGCTATTGATAAAAATATGAAACTGGAATTACATCATGATCATAATTTAAATAACAATAGTAATACGACATTTGTTAGATGGGTAGAAAAATATTAAATTCAATCATTTGGCAACCATGAGTAAACGATGGCTCGGACTAGATCCCGGATTAGCACGAATTGGGTGGGCTGTATTAGAAATTGATGAACCCCTACCAGCCCAATTGCTTGATTATGGTACAATTGAAACCTCTAAACGTTGTCCTACTCCTGAAAGATTATTAGAAATTGAAAAGGATATTTCCGAAATTTTACAAGAGTTTCAACCTCAAGCAGTGGCCATAGAAATGCCGTTTTTTGGTCGCCAAATTAAAGCCGCAGGGGGGGTTATACAAGCGCTTGGGGTATTAAATTTGGTCATTTATCGTGAGCTTAAAATTCTTCCGATTTTGCTACACCAATCTTCTTGGAAATGTTATTTAGATCATGGACGAGCGACTAAACAAGAAGTTGCCGAAATTATCCAAAATATTTTTAACCTAGATAGTCTTCCTATTGATGATACTGTGGATGCAATTGGTATTGCTTACGCCGCGTTGTCTGGTGTTAGAAATCAGATCGATTAAGTACGAAGTGATTTTTATTAGGCTTCTTGCAAAATAAACGATTTTGAACTAAAAAAACCACATAAAAGAGTAAATATTCTAAAAAATTACTAAAAAATTAATTATACAAGAGGTCTATTTATGTCTAGGTAATTGCCGGCTCAAAAAAATTTTTGCCTTCTTAAAAAAAATTTTTGTCCACTCAAAAAAAATTTTTGCCTTCTTAAAAAAAATTTTTGTCCACTCAAAAAAATTTTTGCCGGCTCAAAAAAAATTTTTGCCGGCTCAACAAAAAATTTGCCTTCTCAAAAAAAATTTTTGCCTTCTTAAAAAAAAATTTGTCTTCTCAAAAAAAATTTTTGCCCACTCAAAAAAAATTTTTGCCCACTCAAAAAAAATTTTTGCCCACTCAAAAAAAAATTTGCCCACTCAAAAAAAATTTTTGTCCACTCAAAAAAAATTTTTGCTTTTTCCTATCTCAAGATTAGAGGAGAGATTGAGGGCTTAAGAGGGTGCTAGGGGGTGATAGCAATTCTTTTTGCCCTAAAATCAAACATACCAACTGGTAGGTTGAAATAACTCATCATCTATATTCTCTAAAAAGGCTTTAGCTTGCTTTTGTCCATCTTCAATTAACTGATGGATATGAGAGGGGTGGCGGTCTAGTTTTGAGGCATAATCTAAAAGGGCGACTAATTCAGAATTAATAGCAATCAGACGAATTTGAATTTTTTTGACGGGATTTTTCGCCAAAAAATCTTCTGTAAAAGCCCCTTGCTCCAACCAATTATTAATCATGGTAATTAACTCAATTTCTGCCCCTAATAAAATATTACCAGCTAATTCATTGTGACGCTCTAAAATATCCACTTCTGTTTTGGGTTCACTGTCTCGTGCTTTGGGATTAATTTTAATGATCCAAACTTCATCAGGTCGATTGTCTCGCTTCAAAATTCGACTTAGGGGTGGATTTTCAGCAAATAAACCATCCCAATATAATTCTCCCTCAATGGGAACCGCTTTAAAATAAGGCGGTACAGCACAAGAAGCCAGGATAGAATCTACAGTTATTTCTCCCTTAGTAGAATCAAATACTTTAAAAGTCCCTGAAATAATATTCACCGCTCCCACTAATAACTGAGGACTACTCGGTTTAACTAATTGTTGAAGAGAGTCAAAATCAACGTGCTTTTCTAAAAGAATTTTTAGGTCTAAAAATTCCTTCCTTGGTGTAAAATTTAACCAAAATTTTTGCCAAGCTTCTAAATTGTCAGGATTAACACTAAAGGTAGGAATTAACCCACTATCGGCTAATCGACGCGCTTGAAGTAACCAATTATTAAAAGACACTTCCCAAAGATTTGTCGCGGTGTTATCCTGCCAAAAATCCAAAAGGGGCTGAAATACCGGTTCAGTTGAGCCAAAAGCGGCTTTGAGGAGTCCATACCAAGTCAGCAAGGCACAAATTCCGCCGCCAGATGTTCCACTCAAGCTGACAATGTCATATTGCTGATGAACGCCTGCCGCCAGAAGTTCTTGTAACACGCCCGCAGTAAATGCTGTATGACTGCCTCCTCCCTGACAAGCAATCGCAATTTTTTTTCTATGTCTCATATTGTCGCTCTGTGAAAGCTAAGTAAGTTTGTGGTCACTCATTAAAGTTAACTGTCAGACTAGGCAATAGACAAGGGGCAATAGAAAAAGGTTATGAGGATTTAAATATTGCAAGAGCAAGCTTGACAATCTTTAGCATTAAGATTTGTATCATTAAAACAACAAAAATGTTGTTTATATCGCTTTCAAACCCTTGGTAGCTCAAGATTTGGGCTATCAATCCCTTATGTAACGTTGTTTTAGCATTCCCCCTCAAAAGAGGACAACTCTGAGACAATTCATATACAGTTCAAAACCAAGTCATTATTTTTGCTCAAGTCAGCTTATAGGGAGAACTCTATGAAATTAGCTTACTGGATGTATGCCGGCCCCGCTCATATCGGCACTCTACGGATCGCCAGTTCTTTTAAAAATGTCCATGCAATTATGCACGCTCCTTTGGGAGATGATTATTTTAACGTGATGCGCTCGATGTTAGAACGAGAACGCGATTTTACCCCAGTAACCGCTAGTGTTGTGGATCGCCATGTTTTAGCCCGGGGTTCTCAAGAAAAGGTGGTAGATAATATCGTCCGTAAAGATACTGAAGAAACCCCGGACCTGATTGTTTTAACGCCTACCTGTACCTCCAGCATTCTACAAGAAGATTTACAAAACTTTGTAGATCGGGCCCAAATGGATGCTAAAGGCGATGTGATGCTGGCCGATGTTAACCATTATCGAGTCAATGAATTACAAGCCGCCGATCGAACCCTTCAGCAAATTGTGCAGTTTTATCTCGAAAAAGCGAAAAAGAAAGACTTATTACCGTCAGGAAAGAGCGAAAAGCCCTCGGTTAATATTATTGGGGTTACTACTCTGGGTTTTCATAACCAGCACGACTGCACCGAATTAAAACGGTTAATGGCAGATTTGGGAATTGAAGTCAATGAAGTCATTCCCGAGGGCGCATCCGTGCAAAATTTAAAGAGATTGCCTCGCGCTTGGTTTAATCTGGTTCCTTATCGGGAAGTGGGGTTAATGGCGGCTCGTTATCTAGAGCAAGAGTTTGGAATGCCTTATGTGGATATTACCCCGATGGGTGTGGTAGAGACTGCCCGTTGCATCCGTAAGATTCAACAATTGCTCAATGAACAGGGGGCGGCGGTTGATTATGAAAACTTTATCGAAGAACAAACTCTTTTTGTTTCTCAAGCGGCTTGGTTTTCTCGTTCCATTGACTGTCAAAATTTAACGGGTAAGAAAGCGGTAGTTTTTGGGGATAGTACCCATGCGGCGGCGATGACGAAGATTTTGTCCCGAGAAATGGGAATTCATGTGGTTTTAGCGGGTACTTACTGTAAGTATGATGCTGATTGGTTTAAGGAGCAAGTGAAGGAGTATTGTGATGAAATCCTCATCAGTGAAGATAATGCACAAATTGCTGATGCTATCGCTCGGATTGAACCTGCGGCTATTTTTGGCACTCAAATGGAACGTCATGTCGGTAAGCGTTTAGATATTCCTTGTGGGGTAATTGCCGCACCGATTCATATTCAAAATTTCCCTCTCGGTTATAAGCCTTTCTTGGGGTATGAAGGCACAAATCAAGTGGCAGATTTGGTTTATAATTCTTTCACTTTGGGGATGGAAGATCACCTGTTAGAAATTTTTGGCGGTCATGATACTAAGGAAGTGATTACTAAGTCGGTTTCGGCTGATTCTGATTTGAATTGGAATAAGGAAGCACAGGCGGAATTGAATAAAGTTCCGGGTTTTGTGAGAGGTAAAGTTAAGCGTAATACTGAAAAGTTTGCCCGAGAACGTGGGTTAAATGAAATTACCCTTGAGGTGATGTATGCGGCTAAAGAAGCTGTAGGCGCTTAGTTGATTTTCGGGTGGGTGTGAAAGCCCACCTTTAATAATTCAAAATTAATAAGTGATGAATAAGTTACCCGATACAAAAACTCTATTAGAGTTGCTAAAAATTGCTAAAGAAGCGGAACAAAAAACTAGAGAATTATTCGAGAAAGGAGAAACGTTTGCTCAGAAGTGGGAAAGCCGGTTAGAGGTAAAACGTAAAATCGTAGAATAGACAGAGATAATCAATATGCTATTAACTAAAGAAGATTTAACAATTTTATCTCAAAATGGATGGCTTTATAAACAAAATAATACAGCATTTAATATTCTAGATATAGGACAACAGCTAGGACAGCCAATTCCTGCAAAAAAAGGTAGAAATTTAATAGATATTATTACTCCTAAAACTAGAGAAAATGCAAAGCCAGGATCATTATCTTCAATTTATGGATTAGACGAAATACCTTTTCACACCGATGGTGTCTATCATAAAATTCCACCTCACTATGTAATATTTAGCTTTTCTCATGACTTACCTTATTCTTCTGCTATTAAAATACTAGATTTTGAAAGTATTAAATTTACAGAAGATGAAATTAAAACTTTATTTTATGAAGTTTGGATCGTTGAAGATGGGTATAATAAATTTTATGCTTCAGTCTTAAGTAAATTTGCGGATAAAAATACTATTTTTTTAAGATACAATGAGGCTTGCATGAAACCTTGTCAGAGTATGGCTAAGGATTCAGCTATGCTCCTAAAAGACAACTTGAATACATCGACTCCTAAAAATATCAATTTTCAACCGTTTTCAATACTTATCCTCAACAACTGGCGGATTTTACATGGACGTGATAAAGTAGAAAATAGCCAGTATGTTAATTTTGCCTTACAAAGATTGTTTATTGTTTAAAAAAACAGATAAATAAAATGAGTGATTGGGATTATGAAGGGTTTTGGCACAAAGCTAAAATATATATAAAATATGGAAATGAGGCAACTGAAGATAGTCCTTTATTTCCTTTTTGGTATTTTTTGGCATTAGAATTATTAGCTAAAGCAACATTAGCTAAGATACATCCAGTATTACTAGCTGATACTAATAATAATAATAAAGAAGAGAGTATTTTATATGCTTTTGAACGTCCAATTAAAATTAAAAATAAAAAACCTACTACAATATCAGTAAGTACAGTGTTTTCAAGATGTGAATCTTTTGTCGACAATTTTACTAACAAAGAATCGCAGAGTTGTAATAATTGGATGGAACTGAGGAATATAGAATTACATACAGGAAGACCAGCTTTTGAAGGGTTAAAAACTGATACATGGTTACCTGAATATTATAGAATTTGCCAAATTTTCCTTGCTCATCAGCATAAAGATTTGGAGGATCTATTTGGAAATGGGAGAGGAGAAGCCGCAAAAACAGCAATTCAATCAGTTGAAAATGATCTTGTATCGATGGTCAAAGAAAAAACAAACAAAGCGAAAATTTATCATGAACAATTGACTCCTGATGAAATTGAAATAAGAATATTAGAAAAAGACCAGAAATATAATAATCTAAACGATGAAACAAAAAAAATGATTGAATGTCCAGCTTGTAAATCTGACTCAATTATTCAAGGAAAAATTATAGACTACAGTGAGCATAAAATTAAATTGATAGATGGGACTTTTGTTACAAATATATCTGTATTGCCAACAAAATTTGAATGTTTAGTTTGCCGACTCTCTTTAAATGAACACGTAGCATTAAATGCGGCTAAGATCGGAGGACAATATACAGTTCCTTATGAAGAAGATCCCGAAGCTTTTTTCTGGGAGCCAGATGAATATATGGATGAATAAAATAAATCCTTTTATTTACTAATTTTAAAAATAAACTTTACCAACTTAAAAACATCAAGATGCGATATCAAGTTAAACTAAAAAAAACAGAAGAAGGTTATGCCGTATGGTGTCCAACTTGGCCGGGATGTTGGTCACAAGGAGACACCGAAGAAGAAGCTTTAGAAAATATCAAAGATGCCATTCAAGCTTATTTAGAAACACTTGAAGAATTAAACCAAGATGCTGAATCTTATTATGTGGAAGTCGGTTAAATAGGGTTATACAATGGCTGGAATTATCAGAGATGCTGGTTTAACTATTGAAGAGTTTCAAGAATTATTATAAATATTGTTCTAACAAAAGTTCTTCTCACTAAGAAAACTTCAGAATAATTTCAGATTTGTTTTACCCGATTTATACTAAGAGACAAAATCTAAAATAATCATTAATAAATTGTTCAATCATTATAACAACTAAGAGAGAAAAACTCCCCATAGACTAACCTTAAGAAAGATACCTGATACAATAACCGTTTAGTCATTTTAAAGGTGAAAACTGTATGGGTCGTGCCAATAAAGTTGTGTTAGCCTATTCGGGTGGTGTAGACACCTCAGTCTGTATTCCTTACCTAATCAAAGAATGGGGAGTACAAGAAGTGATCGCCCTAGCGGCTGACTTAGGACAAGGTGATGAACTTGGCCCTATTCAACAAAAAGCCCTCAAATGTGGGGCAGTAGAATCATTAGTCGCCGACGCTAAAGAAGAATTTGCCAAAGAGTACGCTTTCGCTGCTATAAAAGCTAATGCTTTGTACGAAAATCGCTACCCTCTCTCCACCGCTTTAGCCCGTCCGCTAATCGCTAAACTGTTAGTAGAAGCCGCCGAAAAATATGGGGCGGATGCGGTTGCACACGGATGTACGGCAAAAGGAAACGATCAAGTGCGCTTTGATTTAGGGATCTTAGCTCTTAATCCTAACCTTAAAGTCCTCGGCCCCGCCAGAGAATGGGGCATGACTAGAGAAGAAACCATCGCTTATGGGGAAAGATATGGGGTTGAATCTCCCGTTAAAAAATCTTCTCCGTTTAGTATCGATCGCAACCTTCTCGGACGCAGTATCGAAGCGGGGCCGCTAGAAGACCCCATGACGGAACCCCCCGAAGAAGTTTTTCTGATGACCAAAGCGATCGCCGATACTCCTAATGAACCGGAGTATATTGAGATCGGTTTTGAAAAGGGAATTCCTGTCTCGATC is from Gloeothece verrucosa PCC 7822 and encodes:
- a CDS encoding crossover junction endodeoxyribonuclease RuvC, coding for MSKRWLGLDPGLARIGWAVLEIDEPLPAQLLDYGTIETSKRCPTPERLLEIEKDISEILQEFQPQAVAIEMPFFGRQIKAAGGVIQALGVLNLVIYRELKILPILLHQSSWKCYLDHGRATKQEVAEIIQNIFNLDSLPIDDTVDAIGIAYAALSGVRNQID
- a CDS encoding patatin-like phospholipase family protein, encoding MRHRKKIAIACQGGGSHTAFTAGVLQELLAAGVHQQYDIVSLSGTSGGGICALLTWYGLLKAAFGSTEPVFQPLLDFWQDNTATNLWEVSFNNWLLQARRLADSGLIPTFSVNPDNLEAWQKFWLNFTPRKEFLDLKILLEKHVDFDSLQQLVKPSSPQLLVGAVNIISGTFKVFDSTKGEITVDSILASCAVPPYFKAVPIEGELYWDGLFAENPPLSRILKRDNRPDEVWIIKINPKARDSEPKTEVDILERHNELAGNILLGAEIELITMINNWLEQGAFTEDFLAKNPVKKIQIRLIAINSELVALLDYASKLDRHPSHIHQLIEDGQKQAKAFLENIDDELFQPTSWYV
- the bchB gene encoding ferredoxin:protochlorophyllide reductase (ATP-dependent) subunit B produces the protein MKLAYWMYAGPAHIGTLRIASSFKNVHAIMHAPLGDDYFNVMRSMLERERDFTPVTASVVDRHVLARGSQEKVVDNIVRKDTEETPDLIVLTPTCTSSILQEDLQNFVDRAQMDAKGDVMLADVNHYRVNELQAADRTLQQIVQFYLEKAKKKDLLPSGKSEKPSVNIIGVTTLGFHNQHDCTELKRLMADLGIEVNEVIPEGASVQNLKRLPRAWFNLVPYREVGLMAARYLEQEFGMPYVDITPMGVVETARCIRKIQQLLNEQGAAVDYENFIEEQTLFVSQAAWFSRSIDCQNLTGKKAVVFGDSTHAAAMTKILSREMGIHVVLAGTYCKYDADWFKEQVKEYCDEILISEDNAQIADAIARIEPAAIFGTQMERHVGKRLDIPCGVIAAPIHIQNFPLGYKPFLGYEGTNQVADLVYNSFTLGMEDHLLEIFGGHDTKEVITKSVSADSDLNWNKEAQAELNKVPGFVRGKVKRNTEKFARERGLNEITLEVMYAAKEAVGA
- a CDS encoding type II toxin-antitoxin system HicB family antitoxin, with protein sequence MRYQVKLKKTEEGYAVWCPTWPGCWSQGDTEEEALENIKDAIQAYLETLEELNQDAESYYVEVG
- a CDS encoding argininosuccinate synthase, which encodes MGRANKVVLAYSGGVDTSVCIPYLIKEWGVQEVIALAADLGQGDELGPIQQKALKCGAVESLVADAKEEFAKEYAFAAIKANALYENRYPLSTALARPLIAKLLVEAAEKYGADAVAHGCTAKGNDQVRFDLGILALNPNLKVLGPAREWGMTREETIAYGERYGVESPVKKSSPFSIDRNLLGRSIEAGPLEDPMTEPPEEVFLMTKAIADTPNEPEYIEIGFEKGIPVSINGNYLDPVTLITQLNETVGKHGIGRLDMIENRVVGIKSREVYEAPALLVLIDAHRDLESLTLTGDVTHYKRGIEETYSHLIYQGLWYSPLKEALDAFIDKTQERVTGTVRVKLFKGKATIVGRKSDYSIYTPSLATYGADDKFDHKAAEGFIYIWGLPTRVWAQKAKG